The Helicobacter pylori genome includes a window with the following:
- a CDS encoding DUF5644 domain-containing protein, with protein MSVLKLHVKVFRFETNKDYNPAYESYFLEYQEDQYLLDLLKQLKGVSYSENIALKINQIAVFEDAKVSDLVAFFSKEWVLDPLSKRYALKDLMIDEKAVLKNYEDFFKQVPYITKGEKEELEKFIQINFINPQTNPKYLGDGFFLYVKWLMKRYPTERNRLLEMISQPESGVMNFLSVVHYLYKNDDNIDHEIYELQEILTNSKIKPWKDFSKNLLSLFQYHSNPPKTPNPPKTCALFNAYAKHLNAQSLLKSAKLYLEKMGQKIIDLPFCYDGGYYGKIISTHDFLTASAYNLALAKANGVSLIFCEEDAYLNILHAKEVLDNNPEIIDSVNEKLKKYQLVYEKGVEIVYLNEWVNEFLAWELKSPFDAFLGAEFSRIKQSDHFFNKIHLKAPYFLESFQNYAPLLEVNEESGLLQCAHLRYLGIDLGADFLIAHSLGLFHAFENLSLKASKVYKRDNDNTPTLFLPQIALMAMGEKNTQALGLDTHYHKVTFI; from the coding sequence ATGAGCGTTTTGAAATTGCATGTAAAAGTCTTTCGTTTTGAAACCAACAAAGATTACAACCCTGCTTATGAGTCTTATTTTTTAGAATACCAAGAAGATCAATACCTTTTGGATCTTTTAAAACAACTCAAAGGCGTGAGCTATAGTGAAAATATCGCGCTTAAAATCAATCAAATTGCGGTGTTTGAAGACGCTAAAGTGAGCGATTTGGTGGCGTTTTTTTCTAAAGAGTGGGTGCTAGATCCCCTATCCAAACGATACGCTTTAAAAGACTTAATGATTGATGAAAAGGCGGTTTTAAAAAACTATGAAGATTTTTTCAAACAAGTCCCCTACATCACTAAAGGCGAAAAAGAAGAATTAGAAAAGTTTATTCAAATCAATTTTATCAACCCCCAAACAAACCCTAAATATCTGGGCGATGGCTTTTTCTTGTATGTTAAATGGCTGATGAAGCGCTACCCCACAGAGCGCAACCGGTTATTAGAGATGATTTCTCAGCCTGAAAGCGGCGTGATGAATTTTTTAAGCGTGGTGCATTACCTCTATAAAAACGATGACAATATTGACCATGAAATCTATGAATTGCAAGAAATCCTAACCAATTCCAAAATCAAGCCATGGAAAGATTTTTCTAAAAACCTTTTAAGCCTTTTCCAATACCATTCTAACCCCCCTAAAACGCCTAACCCCCCTAAAACTTGCGCGCTCTTTAACGCTTATGCGAAGCATTTAAACGCGCAATCGCTTCTAAAAAGCGCTAAGCTCTATTTAGAAAAAATGGGGCAAAAAATCATTGATCTGCCTTTTTGTTATGATGGAGGCTATTATGGGAAGATTATAAGCACGCATGATTTCCTCACAGCTTCTGCGTATAATCTGGCTCTAGCCAAAGCCAATGGCGTTTCGCTCATTTTTTGCGAAGAAGACGCGTATTTGAATATCTTGCATGCTAAAGAAGTTTTAGACAACAACCCTGAAATCATCGACTCCGTCAATGAAAAATTGAAAAAATACCAGCTTGTTTATGAAAAAGGCGTTGAGATAGTCTATCTTAATGAGTGGGTTAATGAATTTTTGGCATGGGAATTGAAAAGCCCTTTTGATGCGTTTTTGGGGGCTGAATTTTCCCGCATTAAACAAAGCGATCATTTTTTCAATAAAATCCATTTAAAAGCCCCCTATTTTTTAGAGTCTTTTCAAAATTACGCCCCCCTTTTAGAAGTCAATGAAGAAAGCGGCTTACTCCAGTGTGCGCATTTACGCTATTTAGGGATTGATTTGGGGGCGGATTTTTTAATCGCGCATTCTTTGGGGCTTTTTCATGCTTTTGAAAATTTAAGCTTAAAAGCTTCAAAAGTTTATAAAAGAGATAATGACAACACCCCCACTTTATTTTTACCTCAAATCGCGCTAATGGCTATGGGGGAAAAAAACACGCAAGCTTTAGGGCTTGATACGCATTATCATAAGGTTACTTTCATTTAA
- a CDS encoding TerB family tellurite resistance protein: protein MEIILLIVAAVVLFYFYNTLKEYLKNPLNPKTKTEEYDLKHDPYLLVQSSPLDKFKQTQTGAYMRLLKFLDIQKNALDNALRTLFIHELEQPLNSEQQNLAKEILNEPVDKKENFESLCQEIAEHTHGEYAKRLKLVEFLMLLAYTDGILDGKEKELFLDVGAFLQIDNQDFNELYDNFERFNSIEIPMSLEEAKNLFGIQTNITKQDLEEKALNLSTPYYHKMNDNKRYSEQDFISLKKIALASQLLENDLKDS, encoded by the coding sequence ATGGAAATCATTTTATTAATTGTTGCGGCGGTTGTGTTGTTTTATTTTTACAACACCCTCAAAGAATATTTGAAAAACCCCCTAAACCCTAAAACCAAAACCGAAGAATACGACTTGAAACATGACCCCTATTTGTTAGTGCAATCTAGCCCCCTAGACAAATTCAAACAAACCCAAACAGGTGCGTATATGCGTCTTTTAAAGTTTTTAGACATTCAAAAAAACGCTTTGGATAACGCCTTAAGAACACTTTTTATCCATGAATTAGAGCAGCCCTTAAACAGCGAACAGCAAAATTTAGCCAAAGAGATTCTCAATGAGCCTGTGGATAAAAAAGAAAATTTTGAATCCTTATGCCAAGAAATCGCTGAGCACACGCATGGGGAATACGCCAAACGCTTGAAATTAGTGGAATTTCTTATGTTATTAGCCTATACTGACGGGATTTTAGATGGCAAAGAAAAAGAATTGTTTTTAGATGTGGGGGCGTTTTTGCAGATAGACAATCAGGATTTTAACGAGCTTTATGATAATTTTGAACGCTTCAATTCCATAGAAATCCCCATGTCTTTAGAAGAAGCAAAAAATCTTTTTGGAATCCAAACTAATATAACCAAGCAAGATTTAGAGGAAAAAGCCCTGAATTTAAGCACCCCCTATTACCATAAAATGAATGACAACAAACGCTACAGCGAACAAGATTTTATCTCTTTGAAAAAAATCGCCCTCGCTTCCCAACTCTTAGAAAATGATTTAAAAGACTCCTAA
- a CDS encoding motility associated factor glycosyltransferase family protein produces MPFLKALESFDAPFLEKEILKRFRDNLVFFKSYNPNLFNALNTPFKNYQLLFEKNHFNLLHTPTNALSYPKNQMIETAFNMASNPLNNPRWSLDNNHLSLNYLKTQNNPKLPITLKATHAISNFLDNDQTPCSLKKFLPPTMIYGVLDGLFLAILQAQNYRFHSLYLFEENLDLFKISCYFVRYEDLITKGAKLFIQGFFNPNELKMDFLKRPITHSFLKLEIMPYKSTFNSRMRETIQSYYKQALRGWGSFEDELLGLKNTLKNLPLYQTLKIKPKKINAPICVVGNGPSLDLLLDFLKENEDHFIIFSCGTALKPLKTHGIKVDFQIEVERTDYLKEVLEKAPLEDTPLMGANMLNPNAFNTAKEALMFMRGGSACAYISPLSIEYAAPFVGNAGVALAGLMSDEIYLCALDCAYIKGFKKHAQNSYYENEKEIDTSSLISIEGNFKGYETFSDSLFLLSKERIEEALNYYRPKKVYNLSYGAKIKHAVSLNRSQVKLKQINKQDTIARIKSMFSPRSHHAKDLKNLQKNLISFKEDFFMRLNTPCKTKQEIFEWVDSLNEFCQTISAKTPTIGILFEGSIAHILQSVLIVSLHLKKNELTRFIKFSQNALKQFLKKACLLLQMQLKQP; encoded by the coding sequence ATGCCCTTTTTAAAAGCCCTAGAATCTTTTGATGCGCCCTTTTTAGAAAAAGAAATTTTAAAGCGTTTTAGGGATAATTTAGTTTTTTTCAAATCTTATAATCCTAATCTTTTTAACGCTCTCAATACGCCTTTTAAAAATTACCAATTGCTTTTTGAAAAAAACCACTTCAATCTCTTACACACGCCCACAAACGCTTTAAGCTACCCTAAAAATCAAATGATAGAAACCGCTTTTAACATGGCTTCTAACCCCCTGAATAATCCCAGATGGTCATTAGACAATAACCATCTCTCTTTAAATTATTTAAAAACTCAAAACAACCCCAAACTCCCCATAACCCTTAAAGCCACGCATGCGATCTCAAACTTTTTAGATAATGATCAAACGCCTTGCTCTTTAAAGAAATTCTTACCCCCTACCATGATTTATGGCGTCTTGGACGGCTTGTTTTTGGCTATTTTGCAGGCTCAAAATTACCGCTTCCATTCGCTTTATTTGTTTGAAGAAAATTTAGATTTGTTTAAAATCAGCTGTTATTTTGTGCGTTATGAAGATTTGATTACAAAAGGGGCTAAACTCTTTATTCAAGGGTTTTTTAACCCCAATGAATTGAAAATGGATTTTTTGAAACGCCCTATCACGCATTCTTTTTTAAAGTTAGAAATCATGCCCTATAAAAGCACTTTTAATTCACGCATGCGAGAAACCATTCAAAGCTATTACAAACAGGCTTTAAGGGGTTGGGGGAGTTTTGAAGATGAATTACTAGGGTTAAAAAACACGCTTAAAAACTTACCCTTATACCAAACTCTAAAGATTAAACCTAAAAAGATTAACGCTCCCATTTGCGTGGTGGGTAACGGGCCAAGCCTGGATTTATTGCTGGATTTTTTAAAAGAAAATGAAGATCATTTCATTATTTTTTCATGCGGAACCGCTTTAAAGCCTTTAAAAACGCATGGCATCAAAGTGGATTTTCAAATAGAAGTGGAGCGCACAGACTACCTTAAAGAGGTTTTAGAAAAAGCCCCCCTAGAAGACACCCCCTTAATGGGGGCTAACATGCTCAATCCTAACGCTTTTAATACAGCCAAAGAAGCGTTAATGTTTATGCGTGGGGGGAGTGCTTGCGCGTATATAAGCCCTTTAAGTATAGAATACGCAGCGCCTTTTGTGGGCAATGCTGGGGTGGCTTTAGCGGGTTTGATGAGCGATGAGATTTATTTGTGCGCTTTAGATTGTGCTTACATTAAAGGGTTTAAAAAGCACGCTCAAAATTCCTATTATGAAAATGAAAAAGAAATTGACACTTCATCTTTAATCAGCATAGAGGGTAATTTTAAGGGTTATGAAACTTTTAGCGACTCGCTTTTTTTGCTCTCTAAAGAAAGGATTGAAGAAGCCCTTAATTATTACCGGCCTAAAAAAGTCTATAATTTAAGTTATGGGGCTAAAATCAAGCATGCTGTTAGCCTCAATCGCTCTCAAGTGAAATTGAAACAAATCAACAAACAAGACACTATCGCTCGCATTAAAAGCATGTTTAGCCCTAGAAGTCATCATGCTAAGGATTTAAAAAATTTACAAAAAAATCTTATTAGTTTTAAAGAGGATTTTTTCATGCGTTTAAACACGCCTTGCAAAACCAAGCAAGAAATATTTGAATGGGTGGATAGCTTGAATGAATTTTGCCAAACAATAAGTGCTAAAACTCCTACTATAGGCATTTTATTTGAAGGGAGTATCGCTCATATCTTACAAAGCGTTCTAATCGTTTCATTGCATCTTAAAAAAAATGAGCTGACGCGTTTTATCAAATTCTCTCAAAACGCCTTGAAACAATTCCTTAAAAAAGCTTGTTTGTTGTTGCAAATGCAACTCAAACAACCATGA